A genomic stretch from Aedes albopictus strain Foshan chromosome 2, AalbF5, whole genome shotgun sequence includes:
- the LOC109412377 gene encoding GRB10-interacting GYF protein 2 — MFVSKKFTKMSQRPITAKIDTGLSKSVGARQTTNLSRKSSHTVTNVPTSSRLPIPQRPKSASHCCGATDSPGKRPWSNSVLIENKPSTGSCGKNDAKPSPNRKLGYIPPYIRKRRSSTSVDKVKVEDRLEDETPPPLVPSENGQQNPERRLLRQRTFDQKERQQLEEALKELTEEKKMLEAQNQWLKEESESRQQIIGTENQRNKQLEAMIREMSEAMSRLQCEQLASKETVEELSPTRNELLEQIDSLKAENESLKKEMESLQIQSFEDIVSNPEEKKLDETKMIGLLQRDLQKYRMARQKLKEIIQSLVVENQQLRDSIANHRNEGSTEWGQRVGHGSGDEEVVDRTDFFENFRKHKREQQKLIEVKKYNS, encoded by the exons atgtttgtttcaaaaaagtTCACCAAAATGTCGCAACGTCCAATTACCGCGAAGATCGACACGGGGCTATCCAAATCAGTCGGCGCTCGACAAACCACGAATCTATCTCGGAAAAGTTCCCACACAGTCACAAATGTTCCCACCAGCTCAAGACTGCCCATTCCCCAACGACCGAAAAGTGCAAGCCATTGTTGCGGTGCTACGGATTCACCGGGCAAACGGCCATGGTCCAACAGTGTGCTGATCGAAAACAAACCGTCGACTGGTTCCTGTGGCAAAAACGATGCCAAACCAAGTCCGAACCGTAAATTGGGTTACATCCCGCCCTACATCCGGAAAAGGCGTTCATCAACGTCGGTCGATAAAGTGAAGGTAGAAGACCGCCTCGAGGACGAAACTCCTCCACCGCTGGTGCCAAGCGAGAATGGtcaacagaatccggaaaggcgCCTACTCAGACAGCGAACATTCGACCAAAAAGAG CGTCAACAACTAGAGGAAGCGCTCAAAGAACTGACGGAAGAGAAAAAGATGCTCGAGGCGCAGAATCAGTGGCTCAAGGAGGAATCCGAGTCGAGGCAGCAGATAATCGGAACGGAGAACCAGCGAAACAAGCAACTGGAAGCAATGATTCGCGAAATGTCCGAAGCGATGAGCAGACTGCAGTGTGAGCAATTAGCTTCCAAGGAAACGGTCGAAGAGTTAAGTCCGACCAGGAACGAGCTTTTGGAACAAATTGATTCACTAAAGGCGGAAAATGAATCGTTGAAGAAGGAGATGGAATCGTTGCAGATTCAGTCCTTTGAGGATATCGTTAGCAATCCGGAGGAGAAAAAACTCGACGAAACGAAGATGATCGGGCTGTTGCAGCGAGATCTGCAAAAGTATCGAATGGCTCGACAAAAATTGAAAGAAATCATTCAAAGTCTAGTGGTGGAGAATCAACAGTTACGGGATTCTATTGCGAATCATCGCAACGAAGGATCTACCGAGTGGGGACAACGTGTCGGGCATGGCAGCGGCGACGAAGAAGTTGTCGACAGGAcggacttttttgaaaattttaggaaACATAAACGGGAGCAACAGAAGCTTATCGAAGTGAAGAAATACAACTCGTAA